One genomic window of Actinoplanes lobatus includes the following:
- a CDS encoding TetR/AcrR family transcriptional regulator, whose product MTVNRRYVSPRRQEQARQTRRAILDAAAKLFVDPGYAATPLTAVAAEAGVAVQTVYAVFGNKRQLLSDLVDVTLVGDDERITMAERSFVADIRALTGLRAKLTRYARHLTETHARQVHVMLALAGAATADADAAAIWRKNLEDRRRGMVMFAADLAATGEVLVSQERAADMLWLAQDIRNYDWLVRERGWPVERFERWFVDGVAAVLGAPD is encoded by the coding sequence GTGACTGTCAACCGTCGTTACGTCTCCCCCCGACGTCAGGAACAGGCCCGGCAGACCCGGCGAGCGATCCTCGACGCGGCCGCCAAACTGTTCGTGGACCCGGGCTACGCCGCGACGCCGCTGACCGCCGTCGCCGCCGAGGCCGGCGTCGCCGTGCAGACCGTGTACGCGGTGTTCGGCAACAAGCGCCAACTGCTCTCCGACCTTGTCGATGTCACCCTGGTCGGCGACGACGAGCGGATCACGATGGCGGAACGGTCGTTCGTGGCCGACATCCGCGCGCTGACCGGCCTGCGGGCGAAGCTGACCCGGTACGCCCGGCATCTCACCGAGACCCATGCCCGGCAAGTGCACGTGATGTTGGCGCTGGCCGGTGCGGCGACCGCCGATGCCGACGCCGCGGCGATCTGGCGCAAGAACCTCGAGGACCGGCGCCGCGGCATGGTGATGTTCGCCGCCGATTTGGCGGCCACCGGCGAGGTGCTGGTGAGTCAGGAGCGAGCCGCCGACATGCTGTGGCTCGCGCAGGACATCCGCAACTACGACTGGCTGGTACGCGAGCGCGGGTGGCCGGTCGAGCGGTTCGAGCGATGGTTCGTCGACGGCGTCGCCGCCGTGCTCGGCGCGCCCGACTAG
- a CDS encoding class I SAM-dependent methyltransferase → MDDTATLRARNSDFWARTAPGWVHQADRHDEIGRPMGAVALDWLRPQAGERVLDVGCGCGGTTAEIARVVAPLGSAVGLDLAEAMVATARDRFTTPGGGGPRFVAGDIETLDAVPGAPFDAVYSRMALMLLANPVAGLTTVRRSMRTGARLAATVFRDGRVNPWLSTALLGAAAHLGPLPPLPIGDEPGPFAFADPARVTRLLTAAGFTDIGIHPYDVALEAPDDPEVVTEWLIEIGPAGAAYRDAEPAVQGQARAGVVRLLERFLTAGTGYRLPTGLWLITARSDGTSTQ, encoded by the coding sequence ATGGATGACACGGCCACGCTGCGCGCCCGCAACTCCGACTTCTGGGCCCGGACGGCGCCGGGGTGGGTCCATCAGGCCGACCGGCACGACGAGATCGGCCGGCCGATGGGTGCCGTGGCACTCGACTGGCTGCGACCCCAGGCCGGTGAACGGGTGTTGGACGTCGGCTGCGGGTGTGGCGGCACGACCGCCGAAATCGCGCGGGTCGTCGCTCCGCTGGGCAGCGCAGTCGGTCTCGACCTCGCGGAGGCGATGGTGGCGACGGCCCGGGACCGGTTCACCACGCCGGGCGGCGGAGGACCGCGGTTCGTCGCCGGTGACATCGAGACGCTCGATGCCGTGCCCGGGGCGCCGTTCGACGCCGTCTACTCCCGGATGGCGTTGATGCTGCTCGCGAATCCGGTGGCCGGCCTGACCACAGTCCGGCGTTCGATGCGTACCGGCGCCCGGTTGGCCGCAACGGTATTCCGCGACGGCCGCGTGAACCCGTGGCTGTCGACGGCGCTGCTCGGTGCGGCGGCACACCTGGGACCGTTGCCGCCGCTGCCGATCGGCGACGAGCCGGGCCCCTTCGCGTTCGCCGATCCGGCCCGGGTGACCCGCCTGCTCACCGCCGCCGGATTCACCGACATCGGCATCCACCCGTACGACGTCGCTCTCGAGGCCCCGGACGACCCGGAAGTGGTCACCGAATGGCTCATCGAGATCGGTCCCGCCGGCGCGGCCTACCGGGACGCCGAACCCGCCGTTCAGGGGCAGGCCCGGGCCGGGGTGGTACGCCTGCTCGAACGGTTCCTCACCGCCGGCACCGGTTATCGGCTGCCGACCGGACTTTGGTTGATCACCGCTCGCTCGGACGGGACCAGCACACAATGA
- a CDS encoding HAAS signaling domain-containing protein — MTSDVLPEAAETYLRALGAELPDAPPDTVREIVDDVRAHIADALAGGRTLEQALAGLGSPQTVAAQAREELALPDRTPDLAARAARLLRAVAVAVGVLTAVYVTFLLPSTLPVDDTEAGTTFMQQYGPGLAMLTLLPALLAAAPSVLPTRRRGPAAAAVAAVLTVFVVVKHDIGLHYVPLMLLLWAAAIVPWAMRRERGRLAVRLWHLTAALLIAFPGLLTGASAGTGKIGLEPAGLVWVLLPLTLAALCAFGRRPGYTATALAGTAVMLMALLDGGFLFAAFWWFGGLYLTIGAIGFVTTPPRPRTRPERPTPAINTAAVPG, encoded by the coding sequence ATGACCAGCGACGTCCTGCCCGAGGCGGCGGAGACCTATCTGCGAGCACTCGGCGCCGAGCTGCCCGACGCGCCGCCGGACACCGTACGGGAGATCGTCGACGACGTCCGCGCACACATCGCCGACGCCCTGGCCGGCGGACGGACGCTGGAACAGGCGCTGGCCGGCCTCGGCAGCCCGCAGACCGTGGCAGCCCAGGCCCGCGAGGAACTCGCCCTGCCCGACCGCACTCCGGACCTGGCAGCACGTGCCGCCCGGCTCCTACGCGCCGTCGCTGTCGCCGTCGGTGTGCTGACCGCCGTCTACGTGACCTTCCTGCTGCCCAGCACGCTGCCGGTGGACGACACCGAGGCCGGCACCACCTTCATGCAGCAGTACGGCCCCGGCCTGGCGATGCTCACCCTGCTCCCGGCGCTCCTCGCCGCCGCACCGTCCGTACTCCCGACCAGGAGACGCGGCCCGGCCGCTGCCGCCGTCGCCGCGGTGCTCACCGTGTTCGTGGTCGTCAAGCACGACATCGGCCTGCACTACGTCCCGCTGATGCTCCTGCTCTGGGCAGCGGCCATCGTCCCGTGGGCGATGCGCCGCGAACGGGGCCGCCTGGCCGTACGGCTGTGGCACCTCACCGCCGCCCTGCTCATCGCCTTCCCCGGCCTGCTGACCGGCGCCTCGGCCGGCACCGGCAAGATCGGCCTGGAACCGGCCGGCCTGGTGTGGGTCCTGCTGCCGCTGACCTTGGCCGCACTCTGCGCCTTCGGCCGCCGCCCCGGATACACGGCAACCGCCCTGGCCGGCACCGCCGTCATGCTGATGGCCCTGCTCGACGGCGGCTTCCTGTTCGCGGCCTTCTGGTGGTTCGGAGGCCTCTACCTGACAATCGGCGCGATCGGCTTCGTCACCACCCCACCCCGCCCCCGAACCCGGCCGGAGCGCCCCACCCCCGCGATCAACACCGCAGCAGTCCCAGGCTGA
- a CDS encoding PadR family transcriptional regulator, which yields MDNTRERIVTNIRKGVLEYCVLALLSQRDMYGLELADKLVARGLTASEGSLYPLLARMRQASTVETRWLTPEQGHARRYYAITTQGRAHLREFAAAWRDIQPHVDELIAEEA from the coding sequence ATGGACAACACGCGCGAGCGGATCGTCACCAACATCCGCAAGGGCGTACTCGAGTACTGCGTGCTCGCGCTGCTCTCCCAGCGCGACATGTACGGCCTCGAACTGGCCGACAAACTCGTCGCACGCGGTCTGACCGCGAGCGAGGGCAGCCTTTACCCACTGCTCGCCCGCATGCGGCAGGCGAGCACCGTCGAGACCCGCTGGCTGACCCCCGAACAGGGGCACGCCCGGCGGTATTACGCGATCACCACCCAGGGACGAGCACATCTGCGCGAGTTCGCGGCGGCCTGGCGCGACATCCAGCCGCACGTGGACGAGCTGATAGCGGAGGAAGCATGA
- a CDS encoding alcohol dehydrogenase catalytic domain-containing protein, whose protein sequence is MRAVIFDAIKGRPEVREVPDPEAPPGGVVVRVAATGMCRSDWHAWAGHDEITLPHVPGHELAGVIAEVAPEVTRWQVGDRVTVPFVCGCGRCGWCRSGQAQVCPDQEQPGFTHWGSFAGYVALHAADTNLVAVPDSVDFAAAASLGCRFATAYRALAGRARLAEGEWVTVVGSGGVGLSTVMIARALGGRVIAVDRNPEALAVAAALGAEHTLLTDGTDVPAAVAGLTDGGSHVAVDAVGSEQTCADAVLSLRRRGRHVQVGLLPPVDGHPRVPMARVIGWELDVLGSHGMAAADYPAMMALIERGALAPQRLIERTIGLEEAADLLPRFDSATVAGMTMIDPAGGLDRLGRTDSGAL, encoded by the coding sequence GTGCGCGCAGTGATCTTCGATGCGATAAAGGGCCGGCCCGAGGTCCGAGAGGTGCCCGACCCGGAGGCTCCGCCCGGCGGTGTGGTGGTACGGGTGGCCGCGACCGGAATGTGCCGCAGCGACTGGCACGCGTGGGCGGGCCATGACGAGATCACCCTGCCGCACGTACCCGGTCACGAGCTGGCCGGTGTGATCGCCGAGGTCGCCCCGGAGGTGACCCGCTGGCAGGTCGGCGACCGGGTGACGGTGCCGTTCGTCTGCGGCTGCGGCCGGTGCGGGTGGTGCCGCTCCGGACAGGCGCAGGTGTGCCCCGACCAGGAACAGCCCGGCTTCACCCACTGGGGATCATTCGCCGGGTACGTGGCCCTGCACGCCGCCGACACGAACCTGGTCGCCGTACCGGACAGTGTGGACTTCGCGGCGGCGGCGAGCCTCGGATGCCGGTTCGCGACGGCGTACCGTGCTCTGGCCGGCCGCGCCCGGCTCGCCGAGGGCGAGTGGGTCACCGTCGTCGGATCCGGCGGGGTGGGCCTGAGCACCGTGATGATCGCCCGCGCCCTGGGCGGCCGGGTCATCGCCGTGGACCGCAACCCGGAGGCGCTCGCCGTCGCGGCCGCTCTCGGCGCCGAACACACCCTGCTCACCGACGGCACCGACGTCCCGGCCGCCGTCGCCGGCCTGACCGACGGCGGCAGCCACGTCGCGGTGGACGCCGTAGGCAGCGAGCAGACCTGCGCCGACGCCGTCCTCAGCCTGCGCCGCCGGGGCCGGCACGTGCAGGTCGGCCTGCTGCCACCGGTCGACGGCCACCCCCGGGTGCCGATGGCCCGGGTGATCGGCTGGGAGCTGGACGTGCTCGGCAGCCACGGCATGGCGGCCGCCGACTACCCGGCCATGATGGCCCTCATCGAGCGGGGCGCCCTGGCCCCGCAACGCCTGATCGAACGCACCATCGGCCTCGAGGAGGCCGCCGACCTGCTCCCCCGCTTCGACAGCGCGACGGTCGCCGGAATGACGATGATCGACCCGGCCGGCGGTCTCGATCGGCTTGGCCGTACGGACTCGGGTGCGCTGTGA
- a CDS encoding VOC family protein produces MTATWKIELVPVPVTDVDRAKAFYERIGFNADHDYTVREGLRFVQLTPPGSACSIAIGEGLTEKTPGTQEIQVVVADADEARKHLLDAGVEVGEVDEQPWGRFVYFRDPDGNSWSLQAIERRPQG; encoded by the coding sequence ATGACAGCGACGTGGAAGATCGAGCTCGTTCCGGTGCCGGTGACCGACGTCGACCGGGCCAAGGCGTTCTACGAACGGATCGGGTTCAACGCCGACCATGACTACACGGTGCGTGAGGGGTTGCGCTTCGTGCAGCTGACCCCGCCCGGCTCCGCGTGTTCCATCGCGATCGGTGAAGGCCTCACCGAGAAGACGCCGGGCACCCAGGAGATCCAGGTGGTGGTCGCCGACGCCGACGAGGCCCGCAAACACCTGCTGGACGCCGGGGTCGAAGTCGGCGAGGTCGACGAGCAGCCGTGGGGCCGCTTCGTCTACTTCCGTGACCCGGACGGCAACAGCTGGTCCCTCCAGGCGATCGAGCGCCGGCCCCAGGGATAG
- a CDS encoding helix-turn-helix transcriptional regulator, with amino-acid sequence MRTIRGGASPMMVGRESELRRLARLASSREPAVAIIAGEPGIGKTRLVHELLNTVPAGTVVLVGQAEPGSLSRPYEVLLDAIDGRPGVDEERLAALTDPKRSPVERLHIGLAILDDLIGDAPAVVVFEDLHWADSESAALFERAADHRGPRLVIGTYRPDEVSRRQPVAGLLARMERRHAVTYVRLDRLTPSQTAAMLAAATGAPAPLRAATALHHRTGGNPFFLEELLRALPGYDVEALVEQPLPWSLADVLRRQVDDLDPVSHRIVEAATVLGHRILFDLLADVTGTPEDELITVLRDLVTRGVLVESGADEFAFRHALVREAIAGQLLARQRRRLHEAALDVLLRGGASDPAMVAHHACGAGRYDDMIAAARRGAALYLSIGSAYQALQLAEMGLDEVPDDTELLASAARAAWLAGLLDDALRYGRRWRDLTDSTSDRAEALYLLVRIAWESREPEEMRALTYAIEVLIAQLPPGAAQARAMTAIAQSAYLRDELDAAVLWADRALALADEFDLPAVRLAALLEKGSTLIERPQTAADGRRILHALVDEAEKAGEWVLAARALHTLVHGEPPTSPTEYAEMLERARISAERAGFESLSVAAYFQGRARLAVRSGDLRAAIAALEEGREQDRGYRRRGRWADYHGLFLAGLHLEAGELDRVEQLIADLAALPNNPPTVIPGLEFHLACRRGDRARAETLLDQLLTALAAQTWRNGEQAHDLISAAVELGLSPARLDEMAVALLDAEVWDAYRTLVDAQLAAVHGRHAEALAGFETIVEAHVLGPAARGTVRVGAARCLLALGRTGEAAVHVSAAGPLLAGWGGWRVAHLALVRAQLGMDPAGAEPVAALTPREREVAVLISDGLTNSELARRLFISPKTAAVHVSNILRKLGVTSRTEVADLVSRH; translated from the coding sequence GTGCGAACGATCCGCGGCGGCGCCAGCCCGATGATGGTCGGGCGGGAGAGCGAGCTGCGCCGGTTGGCGCGGCTCGCTTCGTCGCGTGAGCCGGCGGTCGCGATCATCGCGGGGGAGCCGGGCATCGGCAAGACCCGGCTCGTCCACGAGCTGCTGAACACGGTGCCCGCCGGCACGGTCGTGCTGGTCGGGCAGGCCGAGCCGGGATCGCTGTCCCGGCCGTACGAGGTGCTGCTCGACGCCATCGACGGCCGTCCCGGCGTCGACGAGGAGCGGCTCGCCGCGCTCACCGACCCGAAACGCAGCCCGGTCGAGCGCCTGCACATCGGGCTCGCCATTCTGGACGATCTGATCGGTGACGCCCCGGCCGTCGTCGTCTTCGAGGACCTGCACTGGGCCGACTCGGAGAGCGCCGCCCTGTTCGAGCGGGCCGCCGACCATCGAGGCCCGCGGCTGGTCATCGGCACCTACCGGCCGGACGAGGTGAGCCGCCGCCAGCCGGTCGCCGGTCTGCTCGCCCGGATGGAGCGACGGCACGCCGTCACGTACGTACGCCTCGATCGCCTGACGCCCTCGCAGACCGCGGCCATGCTCGCGGCCGCGACCGGCGCGCCCGCGCCGCTGCGCGCCGCGACGGCGCTGCACCATCGCACCGGCGGGAACCCGTTCTTCCTGGAGGAGCTGCTGCGGGCCCTTCCGGGGTACGACGTGGAGGCGCTCGTCGAGCAGCCGCTGCCGTGGAGCCTCGCCGACGTGCTGCGCCGCCAGGTCGACGACCTCGACCCGGTGAGCCACCGCATCGTCGAGGCGGCCACCGTGCTCGGCCACCGCATCCTGTTCGACCTGCTCGCCGACGTGACCGGCACGCCTGAGGACGAGCTGATCACCGTGCTGCGCGACCTGGTCACCAGGGGAGTGCTGGTGGAGTCCGGTGCGGACGAGTTCGCGTTCCGGCACGCGCTGGTCCGTGAGGCGATCGCCGGGCAGCTGCTCGCCCGGCAGCGGCGCCGGCTGCACGAGGCGGCACTCGACGTGCTGCTGCGCGGCGGCGCGTCCGACCCGGCCATGGTGGCGCACCACGCCTGCGGCGCCGGCCGGTACGACGACATGATCGCGGCCGCCCGGCGGGGTGCGGCGCTGTATCTGTCGATCGGCTCGGCCTACCAGGCGCTGCAACTGGCCGAGATGGGCCTCGACGAGGTGCCCGACGACACCGAGCTGCTCGCCTCGGCGGCCCGTGCCGCATGGCTGGCCGGGCTGCTCGACGACGCCCTACGGTACGGGCGGCGCTGGCGGGACCTGACGGACAGCACCTCCGACCGGGCCGAGGCGCTGTACCTGCTGGTGCGGATCGCCTGGGAGTCGCGGGAACCCGAGGAGATGCGCGCACTCACGTACGCCATCGAGGTTTTGATCGCGCAGTTGCCGCCGGGCGCGGCACAGGCCCGGGCCATGACGGCGATCGCGCAGTCCGCCTATCTGCGCGACGAGCTGGACGCCGCGGTGCTCTGGGCGGATCGTGCGCTGGCCTTGGCCGACGAGTTCGACCTGCCGGCCGTGCGGCTGGCCGCCCTGCTGGAGAAGGGCTCGACGCTGATCGAGCGCCCGCAGACCGCCGCCGACGGCCGTAGGATCCTGCACGCGCTGGTCGACGAGGCGGAGAAGGCCGGCGAATGGGTGCTGGCCGCCCGCGCGCTGCACACCCTCGTGCACGGCGAGCCGCCGACGTCGCCCACCGAGTACGCCGAGATGCTGGAACGGGCCCGGATCAGCGCCGAACGCGCCGGATTCGAATCGCTGTCGGTGGCCGCCTACTTCCAGGGCCGGGCCCGGCTGGCCGTCCGCTCCGGTGACCTGCGCGCCGCCATCGCGGCGCTGGAGGAGGGCCGCGAACAGGACCGCGGCTACCGGCGGCGGGGCCGCTGGGCCGACTACCACGGCCTCTTCCTGGCAGGGCTCCACCTGGAGGCCGGTGAACTGGACCGGGTCGAGCAGCTGATCGCCGACCTGGCGGCGCTGCCCAACAACCCGCCCACCGTCATTCCCGGCCTGGAGTTCCACCTGGCCTGCCGGCGCGGCGACCGGGCCCGCGCCGAAACGCTCCTGGACCAGCTGCTCACCGCCCTGGCCGCCCAGACGTGGCGCAACGGCGAACAGGCCCACGACCTGATCTCCGCCGCCGTGGAACTCGGCCTGTCGCCGGCCCGACTCGACGAGATGGCGGTCGCGCTGCTCGACGCCGAGGTGTGGGACGCCTACCGCACCCTCGTCGACGCCCAGCTCGCGGCCGTCCACGGGCGGCACGCCGAGGCGCTGGCCGGATTCGAGACGATCGTCGAGGCGCACGTGCTGGGCCCGGCCGCCCGCGGCACCGTCCGGGTTGGGGCGGCCCGCTGCCTGCTCGCCCTCGGCCGTACCGGCGAAGCCGCTGTCCACGTGTCCGCGGCCGGCCCACTGCTGGCCGGGTGGGGCGGCTGGCGGGTGGCGCACCTCGCCCTGGTTCGCGCCCAGCTGGGCATGGACCCGGCCGGCGCCGAACCCGTCGCGGCCCTGACCCCGCGCGAGCGCGAGGTGGCGGTCCTGATCAGCGACGGCCTGACTAACTCCGAGCTGGCCCGGCGCCTCTTCATCTCCCCGAAGACGGCGGCCGTCCACGTCTCCAACATCCTCCGCAAGCTGGGCGTCACCTCCCGTACCGAAGTCGCGGACCTGGTCAGCCGCCACTGA
- a CDS encoding DUF6615 family protein — translation MATPSTLAGKSVPTPLFAWALKSASIAVHRDMTDSRKFGISRFEETSTQQSLLSIARSLPHGAAYTLERGGENLTGADWLWEIWFVGGRCLGIRIQAKRLYANGVYKELGHRIAATRFKKSRLQVDVLIEQCRMRGLVPAYVFYNDSQIDSCTSVICPMSDGFPENLGATFAHAREVRDLILQGKKRVEDVARISKPWCCMIRPWRGVCCRGSHHEEPFWSVALDKEGSFFGGPGDAGADLAQSVARAFGVPEDSGLLRDAPPPEIQRLMEPREGDRGFRWPRHVAVTTILTQHPRPES, via the coding sequence ATGGCTACGCCGTCGACGCTCGCCGGAAAATCCGTTCCCACACCCCTTTTCGCATGGGCCTTGAAAAGCGCGTCGATTGCCGTCCACCGCGATATGACCGACAGCCGAAAATTCGGGATCAGCCGATTCGAGGAGACCAGCACCCAGCAATCCCTGCTCTCCATCGCGAGGAGTCTTCCTCACGGGGCGGCCTACACCCTCGAAAGGGGCGGGGAGAACCTGACCGGCGCCGACTGGCTGTGGGAAATCTGGTTCGTCGGAGGGCGCTGCCTGGGCATACGGATCCAGGCCAAGCGACTGTACGCGAACGGGGTGTACAAGGAGCTGGGTCACCGGATCGCAGCGACCAGGTTCAAGAAGAGCCGGCTGCAGGTGGACGTGCTGATCGAGCAGTGCCGGATGCGGGGACTGGTGCCCGCGTATGTCTTCTACAACGACTCTCAGATAGATTCCTGCACCTCGGTGATATGCCCGATGAGTGATGGCTTCCCGGAGAATCTCGGAGCTACCTTCGCTCATGCCAGGGAGGTGCGTGACCTGATTCTCCAAGGGAAGAAGAGGGTCGAGGACGTGGCGCGGATATCCAAACCGTGGTGCTGCATGATTCGGCCCTGGAGAGGCGTGTGCTGCCGCGGTTCCCATCACGAGGAGCCGTTCTGGTCGGTGGCTCTCGACAAGGAGGGATCCTTCTTCGGCGGGCCCGGTGATGCCGGCGCTGACCTGGCCCAGAGTGTCGCGCGGGCCTTCGGTGTGCCGGAGGATTCCGGGCTTCTGCGTGACGCCCCGCCGCCGGAGATCCAGCGCTTGATGGAGCCGCGAGAAGGGGACCGGGGCTTCCGCTGGCCGAGGCATGTCGCCGTGACGACGATCCTGACCCAGCACCCGCGTCCGGAGTCCTAG
- a CDS encoding VOC family protein — protein MSGSIEPADHLIADFGLDKRATRLGDFRELPEDLPSAESVMNEVAEAIRAEAVPFFDRSGGLATFAIAAEVHANGRVNWPTALRRSRRQPGVTRPRRSRCWPGRHRGAGPSCACPAVSDGVGAQVIESDGMKPNRSIPAATVIPVLTYPDVREAVEWLAAAFGFEERVRIGENHRAQMRFGDGALIVADVRNERRQPEADVVTHSVMVRVEDARGHRERAGAHGARILMEPTDFEYGERQYEAVDLAGHHWTFSETLADVAPEQWGGESAG, from the coding sequence GTGTCCGGAAGCATCGAACCGGCCGATCACCTGATCGCCGACTTCGGACTGGACAAGCGAGCCACCCGGCTCGGTGATTTCCGGGAGCTTCCCGAGGATTTGCCGTCCGCGGAGTCCGTCATGAACGAGGTCGCGGAAGCCATCCGTGCCGAGGCCGTCCCGTTCTTCGACCGGTCCGGAGGCCTTGCGACGTTCGCGATCGCGGCCGAGGTCCACGCGAATGGGCGCGTGAACTGGCCGACCGCATTACGGCGATCGCGGCGACAGCCCGGCGTGACCCGGCCGAGGCGGTCGAGATGCTGGCCGGGCAGGCATCGTGGAGCCGGGCCAAGCTGCGCCTGTCCGGCGGTTAGCGACGGGGTCGGAGCGCAGGTGATTGAATCGGACGGCATGAAGCCCAACCGTTCCATTCCCGCGGCCACGGTCATTCCGGTGCTGACCTATCCCGACGTTCGCGAAGCCGTGGAGTGGCTGGCGGCGGCGTTCGGGTTCGAGGAGCGGGTACGGATCGGGGAGAACCATCGCGCGCAGATGCGGTTCGGGGACGGAGCGCTGATCGTCGCAGATGTCCGGAACGAGCGGCGGCAGCCGGAAGCGGACGTGGTCACGCATTCCGTGATGGTCCGGGTCGAGGACGCGCGGGGGCACCGCGAGCGGGCCGGGGCGCACGGGGCGCGGATTCTCATGGAGCCGACCGACTTCGAGTACGGCGAGCGGCAGTACGAGGCCGTCGATCTGGCCGGGCACCACTGGACGTTCTCCGAGACGCTGGCTGACGTCGCTCCCGAGCAGTGGGGTGGGGAGTCTGCCGGCTAG
- a CDS encoding V-type ATP synthase subunit E family protein, which produces MRGLGLFLIGVGAGLAGAALAGRVGMVAAFVPVVAGLILLATKGRSASDETPAPALRGLGTRVHELLELAEAQAADHVAEGRRQADDIVAQARAEADEIVARARAEAGEIEAEARRIDAD; this is translated from the coding sequence ATGAGAGGTCTTGGCCTGTTCCTGATCGGTGTCGGCGCGGGGCTCGCCGGCGCGGCGCTCGCCGGGCGGGTGGGCATGGTGGCGGCGTTCGTTCCGGTGGTGGCGGGGCTGATCCTGCTCGCCACGAAGGGCCGTTCCGCATCGGACGAGACGCCGGCCCCGGCGCTGCGGGGTCTCGGCACCCGTGTTCACGAGCTGCTCGAACTCGCCGAGGCGCAGGCCGCCGACCACGTCGCCGAGGGCCGGCGGCAGGCCGACGACATCGTCGCCCAGGCGCGGGCGGAGGCCGATGAGATCGTCGCCCGGGCGCGGGCGGAGGCCGGCGAGATCGAGGCTGAAGCCAGACGTATCGACGCTGATTGA
- a CDS encoding GNAT family N-acetyltransferase, protein MTITVDEAPERERFEARDESGELAGVLTYQVSGNIVVYTHTEVDARFERQGVGSALARAAMDDARGRGRTVVPMCPFLGEWLDEHKEYDKIVVRSTRRVK, encoded by the coding sequence GTGACGATCACGGTTGACGAAGCGCCCGAGCGGGAGCGTTTCGAGGCGCGCGACGAGTCCGGCGAGCTGGCCGGGGTGCTGACCTACCAGGTGAGCGGCAACATCGTCGTCTACACGCACACCGAGGTCGATGCCCGCTTCGAGAGGCAGGGTGTCGGTTCGGCCCTGGCGCGCGCCGCGATGGACGATGCGCGCGGGCGGGGCCGCACCGTCGTACCCATGTGTCCTTTTCTTGGCGAGTGGCTCGACGAGCACAAGGAATACGACAAGATCGTGGTCCGGTCGACCCGCCGGGTCAAATAG
- a CDS encoding DUF309 domain-containing protein yields the protein MTAGTPVPRDRDESGRARNNRPRDGLGRPLPRGLTGVPTTPEDLILPPDESLREAQRLLDAGRPFHAHEVLETAWKACDDDNRELWKGLAQLAVGITHLRRGNTVGAVRLLTRAADRIEPYAGTAPHDVAVTDLTAWARTLIAHIGEPVPESELAPRLQRTAI from the coding sequence ATGACCGCCGGAACACCTGTCCCCCGTGATCGCGACGAGTCCGGGCGGGCCCGCAACAATCGCCCTCGCGACGGCCTCGGCCGCCCGCTGCCACGCGGCCTCACCGGGGTGCCGACGACGCCGGAGGACCTGATCCTGCCGCCGGACGAGTCGCTGCGGGAGGCACAGCGGCTGCTCGACGCCGGGCGCCCGTTCCACGCCCACGAGGTGCTGGAGACCGCGTGGAAGGCGTGCGACGACGACAACCGCGAGCTGTGGAAAGGGCTGGCGCAGCTCGCGGTGGGCATCACCCATCTGCGGCGCGGCAACACGGTGGGCGCGGTCCGGCTGCTCACCCGCGCCGCGGATCGCATCGAGCCGTACGCCGGGACGGCCCCGCACGACGTGGCCGTAACCGACCTGACCGCCTGGGCCCGGACCCTGATCGCCCACATCGGCGAACCGGTCCCGGAGTCCGAACTGGCCCCCCGCCTGCAGCGAACGGCTATTTGA